AATGTTTCAAAGGTACTAGTAAATTACTTGTTCAGAAAATTAACGAGGTAGTTTGTCATTCCTCTTCAAATGCTCACATAGGCCAACTCAGCTATGATAATGCACATACAAAAACAGACAACAGAATCAGTGCAATAATAAAATCATGTTTTATAGAGTCTTCTGTCCTCATATTCATGGATGAGGGTGAAACAGTAAAACGGTAATATCACATTCAGTATCAGTAAGGAGGGGATGTGAGCCCCAGACCCTCAGACAGGCTGGTACTTCTCTAACCGCTCCAGCAGAGTCTCTGAGTAGCCGGGGGAGTAGTATCTACAGCAGGAGAACATAACAAAGGTTCACTTGGGGCTGAGAGAATGTCTGCTAGTAGAAACACACTAGATTCAACTGATGTTATAGCCAGTAAATCATTCAATtacatggggtgtgtgtgtgtgtgtgcgtgcgtgcgtgcgtgcgtgcgtgtgtgtgtgtacctgactaTCTCCTCAGGGTAACAGctgttgatagtgttgatgtaCTCCTGCAGGGCAGATCCAGGATCAGCCTTAATCTCCTGAACCTTCTTCAAGCCTCCACTGGTCACGAACAGACGACGAGCCTTGCTGTCATGGGGCAGCacctggagagggggaggggagagggtggtggtggaggggggggggtatagggATTACAAAGCATTGGACTTTTTGGACTGTCTGAATCAAACCTTCGGGTTAGGTTTCCCGAACAGAGATCAAGCCTAATCTTAGATTGAATTGCACTTTTAAAATTAACTAATGAAAATATAATTTCCCAAACATGGTTCAAAATAGTCAGGGACTGGATTTACACAGTTTGATTTTTAGAACTAAAACATTATTAGGCAGTGTGGGGCCCGTGTGGGCCCATTCTGCAATACCTAGTAGTGTGAAGAGGCTTATGTAAATAAAAGTTGATAAACACGCCCCCACCTTGCTGAACTGGCAGACGACGTGTTTGAGGATGTTGCTGGGAGCTTCGTAGAGCAGGGGCTCCAGAGCAGGCAGGTAGTTGCACTTTGGTAGGATGCTCTTAAGAGCCTTCTTAGCCTGGGTGGAGGGGGGTCAGGACTCAGGATGATACATAATGATACGCTATGGTCCGTTTAATGTTCAGTGTAGAGCTTCAGTAGCACCCTGTGTCTACTACACAAGCTTCTGGTAACTTGTGACAACATTGACCTATGACCCTACCTTGACCTGCAGGTCCTCGGAGCTGTCTGTGTCCATGTAGAGAGCCAGCAGGCTGGGCAGGACGTTAGCCGTGGCAACGGCCCTGGCGTGCTCCGGGGTGTGGCGGCCGATCTGGCCAAACGCCCACGCTGTTGCTGCCTTGATATGTTCCTCTGgctcctcagacagacagatggccAGCTGGGGCACCCCCTACAGGGCCGGAGGAGCAACAACAagcagggaggacaggagagaggttatgaaggagagagagggaggaagagagagcgcaGAGCTTGCAGGCGATGCACAGTGCACACACCAGGATTGGGGTCATATCTGAATTGAGTTATGAATTGCTCTTGAATTTCAATTAAATTATTGAATTTGAATTGAGTTGTGAATTGGCCACACACCACCGAAAGCAATTCAATTGGCTTATTTATTCTGCACATCACAATAGTAATGTTTATTTTGACATCATGTATGATCACAACTACCATGTAGCCTGAGGTTGAAACATTTAGTTTTTAAAGCTAGTTCTCCTAAAACTATTTAAAATAATTACAGGGGTCTTTAAATATGCTAAGATCATGTTGTGGGTTGTCTATAATAATTCATCATTCCCATAATTTATAAACATCATCATATTTTTTTCTTCTACCCAGAATGCATTAGATCAAACACTGCAGTATGGAAAGGAACAATCTAACAAGATTCCCTAAAACACGCAACTTCGATACAGCTATGCCCGGATTAGCCTttttcatagcaggttaggataattaacgtagcaggttagtagaattaggttaaggttaggaaaagagtTAAGGTTAGCGAAAAtgctcctaacctgctacaaaaagTAACTTCCAGTCGTAGCTGTATCGAAGTGGCGTGTTTTTAAGGAGTCCCCAATCGAACATGACAAAGATAAACACTGTTTGACATCTTTGAGTTATAATAAAACTAATATTTGaaactatatatatgtattatttgCGTTAATGAGTGGCATATCCTTTTGATAAAATATTTGTCAAATTAAAAAGACTTTCATGTTTCACATCTCAGTTGAATTGCTTTGAATTGCTTttattaaattatattttttttcaAGTCAAATTCGATTCAATTTCTGCTTTCTGTGTTGTGTGGCCAATCCAAATTAAATTCAAATTCATTGTTTCATTTGAATTAATTTCTGAAATTCTGAATTGGCcccaaccctgacacacacataccttaGAGACGATGACGGCCATGGCAAGGTTTTCAGAGTGAGCAGCCACGTATCCAAGCATCATGATCCCTGGCAACCGCACGTTACCATGGCTATCACCCAGGTAGTCAATCACCGCCGCCACACCACCCGTGTTCACGATCATCTGAGACagctgtacacatacacacacattcggGCGAGGGTAGGAGCACATGTGAGAATATGGTGGTGTGTTAGGGAGTTTGGTACCCCTAGTGTGTGTTTGGTGTCAATGAGTGTGTGTTCTGATGTCTGatgtgtgtagtgtctgtgtacctctgatgtttggtgtgtgtgggtgtacctCAGGTGTGTGTTTGGTGATCTCTCTCATCAGCGTGGTGACGTTCTTCCTGACATACTCGTCAGGGTCTCGGAGGCAGGCCAGGACAGCAGGGAAGATCTCTGCCTCCACCACCATCTCAGCCAGGTCCACTGAGTGCTTACTGATCTGACTCAGCGCAGAgaacacctgcctctgaatggaaggagagagggggaggggggagagaagagagaaaaagacaggggagaaggagaggaagtgaagaAAGGGATGGAGGAAAGAACTAAAGTGGCATACAGGATTTAAGAGTGGACTGTATTGTATATTCTAACCTCATCTATGTCTGTTTACATAAACAACATAATGTCAGACTTAAGGAAGCCTTATTTTGTCTCAGCGTTCCTGCCGCCTCACCTTCAGCTTGGTGTCGGGGTTGAGAATCATCTGGGCCAGGTGTGCGATGGCGCCGGTGTCGACCACAGTCTGAGCCAGCTCAGGGGAGTGCTTGGTGATGTCGCTGAGGGCCGAGGCAGCGATGCGTTTCAGGGCCACCTCTGGTTCCTGGATACACAGCACCAGCAGAGGAACGGCCCCCGCATCCACTACCTCCTGAGACAGGTCTacatacagagaagagaggggtgttagtgtgtgtgtgtgtgtgtggtgtgtgtgtgtccgtacgcGAGttacttgtgtgtatgtgtgtgtcaggatTTTCTAATCGTttcgttctgaacagaaccaaAATAAAGTTCTATATTGGGTCGAACCCGAAAAAAGTATTGGTTTATATGGTCCCTTTCTGTTCCTTTTTTAACCtgtaaaatcatttaaaaaaatgtttagctCACTCAATGACTTCACCAATCAGTGCAGATAGAGCAGGTAAGCTAGTTGTTTACATGCGCGACGGAAAGACGAGTGTAGCCTATGGCGCAAGATGCGACTGACATTTTGTGggtggggagagagcaagagagggttgaggaggaggcttGAAGTGCTGGACATCTTGTTATGACATGTATTATCTGAATTAGgtccacagaattatacctatGGAGGAGCGGCTTCTATGAAGGAACGTTGAATGTCCTttgagctagctacagtagctaacaaGCTTGAGCTAGCTAGATAACAAGCTTGAGCTAGCGAGATAACAAGCCTATGTTTGCAGGGCTTCACCAGAATTAACAATACGtcttacctttttgtagttaataaatccaacaTTAAATGTGATAACAAAGCCTCTCTCCTGATCTTCAGAATCATGATTGTAACGCCAGTACAttagcctatggtaacatcagtacagtagcctatggtaacatcagtacagtagcctatggtaacatcagtacagtagcctatggtaacatcagtacagtagcctatggtaacgtcagtacagtagcctatggtaacatcagtacagtagactatggtaacatcagtacagtagcctatggtaacatcagtacagtagcctatggtaacgtcagtacagtagcctatggtaacatcagtacagtagcctatggtaacatcagtacagtagcctatggtaacatcagtacagtagcctatggtaacgtcagtacagtagcctatggtaacatcagtacagtagcctatggtaacatcagtacagtagcctatggtaacatcagtacagtagtctatggtaacatcagtacagtagcctatggtaacatcagtacagtagcctatggtaacatcagtacagtagactatggtaacatcagtacagtagcctatggtaacgtcagtacagtagcctatggtaacatcagtactgtagcctatggtaacgtcagtacagtagcctatggtaacatcagtacagtagcctatggtaacatcagtacagtagcctatggtaacatcagtacagtaacGTCAGTACattagcctatggtaacgtcagtacagtgaCATATGCTTTGAaggggggaggggctacagtagctTGTGGTTTGAagggggaggggcaggtagcctaaacatgcacacacactggtaaAAAacgtttctgagtgacagagtgaagGCTTTGCATCAGTGCTTTGTTGCATTGTTTTTGAGGGACTAGAGAAAAAGGCCTAGAACTTAAAAGAATGTTATTAACTGATTCCCATGCCTTTAAACTAATGGTTTTGTTCTGGAACAGTATGGATCACTTTCATTCTCAGTTCCGTTTCTGTTCCTTGAAAAATGTTGTTATTTTCCATTTCTTGGTTCTGTTCCCTGAATCGGTTCCAACCCCTGGTCTGTGtatactacagtgccttgcgaaagtattcggcccccttgaactttgcagacttttgccacatttcaggcttcaaacataaagatataaaactgtatatttttgtgaagaatcaacagcaagtgggacacaatcatgaagtggaacgacatttattggatatttcaaacttttttaacaaatcaaaaactgaaaaattgggcgtgcaaaattattcagcccctttactttcagtgcaacaaactctctccagaagttcagtgaggatctctgaatgatccaatgttgacctaaatgactaatgatgataaatacaatccacctgtgtgtaatcaagtctccgtataaatgcacctgcactgtgatagtcctcagaggtccgttaaaagcgcggagagcatcatgaagaacaaggaacacaccaggcaggtccgagatactgttgtgaagaagtttaaagccagatttggatacaaaaagatttcccaagctttaaacatcccaaggagcactgtgcaagcgataatattgaaatggaagaagtatcagaccactgcaaatctaccaagaactggccgtccttctaaactttcagctcatacaaggagaagactgatcagagatgcagccaagaggcccatgatcactctggatgaactgcagagatctacagctgaggtgggagactctgtccataggacaacaatcagtcgtatattgcacaaatctggcctttatgtcatgtattgtcatgttatgtcttgttcctgttctttctcttctcttcgtttccccctgctggtcgtattaggttaccttctctccctctatctctctctctctctatggtccctttccttctcccagctgtccctcattctcctctaacgacctcgtttactctctcacacctgttccctcttttccctctgattaggtctctatttctctctctgtttctgcttctatctttgtcggattctcgtttgcttcgcccttgttctgtcctgtcgtaatctgcctcttcattagatgctgcgtttgatcaggtgcctctgtcctctacggcccgcgcctacccggagggacctgcagtcagttgccgctagccctgctattctcctcctgaagaggatttatgttttccctgtgtttgaacattaaaagactctgtttctgttaaaccgcttttgggtcctcactcacctgcataacagaagaatccgaccaagaatggatccagcgacttcggatcctctccactcagccgtcgagatccagggagcgatgctaggcagacacgagcaggaattgtctgttgctcgacatgccgttgagaccctggctgcccaagtctccgacctctcgaaacatattcaccatctccgcctcgatccaccgactacttccagggcttccgagtctccggagcccagaattaataacacgccgtgttactctggggagcccactgaatgccgctcgtttctcacccagtgtgatattgtgttttctctccagcccaacacgtactccaggggcacagctcgtatcgcctacgtcatatctctccttactggacgggctcgtgagtggggcacggcaatctgggaggcgagggctgagtgtactaaccagtatcagaactttaaggaggagatgatacgggtttttgatcgttctgttcttggggaagaagcttccagggccctgtcttccctatgtcaaggtaatcgatccataactgattactctatagagtttcgcactcttgctgcctccagtgactggaacgagccggctttgctcgctcgttttctggacgGTCTCCGcgcggaggtaaaggatgagattctctcccgggaggttccttccagcgtggattccttgattgaactcgctattcgcatagaacaaCGGGTTGATCTttgtcaccgagctcgtggaagggagctcgcgttatccgttgcccctctctccgcatcactaccatcttcccccactggctcaggtgctgagcctatgcagctggggggtattcgcatctcgactaaggagagggaacggagaatcaccaaccgcctctgtctctattgcggttccgctggtcattttgtcatttcatgtccagtaaagggccAGTGCTCATCAGTAAGTGGAGGGCTGctggtgagcgcaactactcaggtctctccttcaagatcctgtactaccttgtcggtccagcgttcggcagcttcctgcagtgccttgatagactctgggcggagggctgttttatggacgaagcctgggctcgggaacatgacattcctctcagacagttaggtgagcccacggccttgttcgccttggatggtagtcctctccccaggattcagcgtgaaacgctacctttaaccctcactgtctctggtaatcatagcaaaaccatttctttttaaatttttcgttcaccttttacacctgttgttttgggccatccctggctagtgtgtcataatccttctattaattggtctagtaattctatcctctcctggaacgtctcttgtcatgtgaagtgtttaatgtctgctatccctcctgtttcctctgtcccttcttcacaggaggagcctggtgatttgacaggggtgccggaggaatatcacgatctgcgcacggtgttcagtcggtccagggccacctcccttcctccgcaccggtcgtatgattgtagtattgatctccttccgggtaccactcccccccggggtagactatactctctgtcggctcccgaacgtaaggctctcaaagattatttgtctgtagctctcgacgccggtaccgttgtcccttcctcctctcccgccggagcggggtttttctttgttaagaaaaaggacggtaccctgcgcccctgcgtggattatcgagggctgaatgacataacggttaagaatcgttatccgcttccccttatgtcttcagccttcgagatcctgcagggagccaggtttttcactaagttggaccttcgtaacgcttaccatctcgtgcgcatcagggagggggacgagtggaaaacggcgtttaacactccgttagggcactttgaataccgggttctgccgttcggcctcgctaacgctccagctgtctttcgggcattagttaatgatgtactgagagacatgatgaacatctttgttttcgtttaccttgacgatgtcctgattttttcaccgtcactccagattcatttTCAGCACTTTTGatgtgtcctccagcgccttttagagaattgtctttatgtgaaggctgagaagtgcgcttttcatgtctcctccgtcacatttctcggttctgttatttccgctgaaggcattcagatggatcccgctaaggtccaagctgtcagcgattggcccgtccctaagtcacgtgtcgagctgcagcgctttctcggctttgcgaatttctatcgtcgtttcatccgtaatttcggtcaggtggcagctcctctcacagcccttacttctgtcaagtcgtgctttaagtggtccgtttccgcccagggagcttttgatctcctcaagaagcgttttacatccgcacctatccttgttacacctgacgtctctagacagttcattgtcgaggttgacgcgtcagaggtgggcgtgggagccatcctttcccagtgctcccattctgacgacaaggtccacccttgcacgtatttttctcatcgcctgtcgccgtcggaacgtaactatgatgtgggaaaccgcgaactgctcgccatccgcttagccctaggcgaatggcgacagtggttggagggggcgaccgttccttttgtcatttggactgaccataggaaccttgagtacatccgttctgccaaacgacttaatgcgcgtcaggctcgttgggcgttgtttttcgctcgtttcgagttcgttatttcttatcgtccgggctctaagaataccaagcctgatgctttatcccgtctcttcagttcttcagtagcctccaccgaccccgaggggattttccctgaggggcgtgttgtcgggttgactgtctggggaattgagaggcaggtaaagcaagcactcactcacactccttcgccgcgcgcttgtcctaggaaccttcttttcgttcctgttcctactcgtctggccgttcttcagtgggctcactctgccaagttagccggccaccccggcgttcggggtacgcttgcttctattcgccagcgtttttggtggcccactcaggagcgtgacacgcgtcgtttcgtggctgcttgttcggactgtgcgcagactaagtccggtaactctcctcctgccggccgtctcagaccgctttccattccctctcgaccgtggtctcacatcgccttagactttattaccggtctgccttcgtcagcggggaagactgttattctaacggttgtcgataggttctctaaggcggctcattttattcccctcgctaagcttccttctgctaaagagacggcacaaatcatcattgagaatgttttcagaattcatggccttccgtcagacgccgttttggacaggggtccgcaattcacgtctcaattttggagggagttttgccgtttgattggggcttccgtcagtctctcttccggttttcacccccagtctaacggtcaagcagaacgggccaatcagactattggtcgcatcttacgcagtctttcctttcgtaaccctgcgtcttgggcagaacagctcccctgggcggaataagctcacaactcgcttccttcgtctgcgaccgggctatctccttttcagagtagcctcgggtaccagcctcctctgttctcgtcccagctcgccgagtccagcgttccctccgctcaggcttttgtccaacgttgtgaacgcacctggaagagggtcaggtctgcattttgccgttatagggcgcagactgtgagagccgctaataagcgtaggactaagagtcctagatattgtcgcggtcagagagtatggctctccactcgtaaccttccccttatgacagcttctcgcaagttgaccccgcggttcattggtccgttccgtatttctcaggtcattaatcctgtcgcagtgtgacttcttcttccgcgacatcttcgtcgcgtccacccggtcttccatgtctcctgtgtcaagcccttccTTCGCGTCCctgttcgtctccccccccccccatccttgtcgagggcgcacctatctacagggtccggaagattttggacatgcgtcctcggggccgtggtcatcagtacctagtggattgggaggggtacggtcctgaggaaaggagttgggttccatctcgggacgtgctggaccgttcgctgatcgatgatttcctccgttgccgccaggtttcctcctcgagtgcgccaggaggcgctcggtga
This genomic window from Oncorhynchus gorbuscha isolate QuinsamMale2020 ecotype Even-year linkage group LG07, OgorEven_v1.0, whole genome shotgun sequence contains:
- the LOC124039108 gene encoding sperm-associated antigen 6-like isoform X2 — its product is MSLLRPLLLDVVPTIQQTAALALGRLASYNEDLAEAVVKGDILPQLIYSLAEQNRFYKKAAAFVLRAVAKHSPALAQAVVDCGALDALVISLEEFDPDVKEAAAWALGYIARHNANLSQEVVDAGAVPLLVLCIQEPEVALKRIAASALSDITKHSPELAQTVVDTGAIAHLAQMILNPDTKLKRQVFSALSQISKHSVDLAEMVVEAEIFPAVLACLRDPDEYVRKNVTTLMREITKHTPELSQMIVNTGGVAAVIDYLGDSHGNVRLPGIMMLGYVAAHSENLAMAVIVSKGVPQLAICLSEEPEEHIKAATAWAFGQIGRHTPEHARAVATANVLPSLLALYMDTDSSEDLQVKAKKALKSILPKCNYLPALEPLLYEAPSNILKHVVCQFSKVLPHDSKARRLFVTSGGLKKVQEIKADPGSALQEYINTINSCYPEEIVRYYSPGYSETLLERLEKYQPV
- the LOC124039108 gene encoding sperm-associated antigen 6-like isoform X1 produces the protein MSQRQVLQVFEQFQKSRTQFVQTIAELATRPQNIETLQNAGVMSLLRPLLLDVVPTIQQTAALALGRLASYNEDLAEAVVKGDILPQLIYSLAEQNRFYKKAAAFVLRAVAKHSPALAQAVVDCGALDALVISLEEFDPDVKEAAAWALGYIARHNANLSQEVVDAGAVPLLVLCIQEPEVALKRIAASALSDITKHSPELAQTVVDTGAIAHLAQMILNPDTKLKRQVFSALSQISKHSVDLAEMVVEAEIFPAVLACLRDPDEYVRKNVTTLMREITKHTPELSQMIVNTGGVAAVIDYLGDSHGNVRLPGIMMLGYVAAHSENLAMAVIVSKGVPQLAICLSEEPEEHIKAATAWAFGQIGRHTPEHARAVATANVLPSLLALYMDTDSSEDLQVKAKKALKSILPKCNYLPALEPLLYEAPSNILKHVVCQFSKVLPHDSKARRLFVTSGGLKKVQEIKADPGSALQEYINTINSCYPEEIVRYYSPGYSETLLERLEKYQPV